The Cannabis sativa cultivar Pink pepper isolate KNU-18-1 chromosome 8, ASM2916894v1, whole genome shotgun sequence genomic interval ATTTGTAAAAACAGAAATACAAGTAGAACTAGCTAGTGGAAGGGAATCTTGGAGAAGAACAAAGAGTTGTCCAAGCCTCCTAGCTGTCCCAATCACCACACTCGGAGAATGAGCCTGTAGAAGACATAAATCATGGTTGAAAAAAACCATATTAGTGGGATTTTGAAGAAATGTTGGAATGGAAAACAAATTAATGTGAAATGTAGGAACAAATAACACATTATGAATTGTTAATTGTGAGTTTATTTGGACAGTCCCAATTCCTTGAACGGGGATGTGGCTGCCATTTGGAAGTAATACTTTAGATGGAAAAGTATTGTTAGTAAACTTGGAAAAATAAGACTTGGTGGAGCACATGTGATGTGTAGCTCCACTATCAACTATCCAAGATAATTTTTGAACAAAAGAGGTGTTACCAGCCATGTTAGAAGCTGCTGCATTGTTGTTTGGTTCTTCTCGGGTGGAGCCGTGACTGAGCTGCTGGCTGAGGAGGGAAATCAGCTGCTGGCATTGGCTCGAAAGATCAATTTGAGGGTGATTTGGGGCAACATCGGAGGTAGATGAAGCAGCCACATTGTTGGCAGTAGCTTTGGCTTTGTCATTCTTTTTCTTGTCGCCATAGCCGGGTGGAAACCCATGAAGAAAGTAGCATTTGTCCACATAATGCCCTGGTTTTCCACAATTAGTGCAAGAAGGTCGGGGTTTCTTGCCACGAGAGGGATTAGTGGAAGATGATGGTCGAACCGATGAGGCAAGAGAGGAAACATCGGATGAACCAAGTGTTCTTTGCCTTTCTTCTTGAACTATCATGGAGAATACCCTAGAAAGATTAGGGATGGGTTCATTGAGAAGGATTTGAGCCCTAACCGAGGCATATGATTCATTGAGGCCGGTTAGAAATTGTAAAACCTTGTTTTGGTTGTAGTAAGTGAGAAATACCTTCATGGCACCACAAGAACAGGCAGCATTAGGTTGAAATTCTTTTAGCTCATCCCAAATGGATTTGAGCTTTGTGAAGTATGTGGTGACGGATTGGTCACCTTGCTGCAAACGGGTGAGTTGTGTTTGCAGCTGAAAGATTCTAGGGCCATTGCCTTCATTGAATCTTTCTTGAAGGTCATGCCACATTTCTGTAGCAAGATCAAAATACATGATACTTTGTCCTATTTCAGGAGATACAGAGTTCATGAGCCAAGACATTACCATGTTATTACAACGATTCCAAGAGTTAAGAAGGGGGTTACCAGCTGCAGGTCGAGGAAGAGTGCCGTCAATAAAAGCGGATTTGTTCTTGGCTGTGAACGCCATAGTTATAGCCCTTTTCCAAGACTGGTAGTTGGCGCCATTGAGAATGGTAGAGACAAGAACTAGCCCTGGATGATCGGCTGTGCTGAGAAAAAATGGACTGGTAACATCTTCATGAGCTAATCGATCTTGAAGGGATCGACGAACAGGTTGGGAGATGTTGTCATTGGGAGGAGCTGGAGAAGAGTGGACAGGTTCAAGGATTTCTTCCTCATTCTGCGATCTGGATCTGGATCTGGAAGGGGGAATTCGTTGAGAAGCCATGGGGATGCTGGCGAGAGGTGCGGAAGTCGAATCGGGATGAGAAGCCGATTGGGTTTGCTCATTTGCAGGTGGAGGAACACCATCCTGGGAGCGTGTGGAAGGCCTCGCCATGGAAGGATGGTCAAGGTGGTCTGCTGATACCATATGAGAAATAAAGAACTCAAAGAAGGTAGAAGAAGAAAACAGAGTGAATCCTCTGTACTGTATTTTTATTATAGTGAAAAAGTGAGTAATGAAATGATACAACAAGCTATTTATATAGGGTTAGTCTTGAATAGGAAGACTAAATATCAAGAAGCCTAGTGGACAAGTTGTAACAACCTACAACTTGTCTTAACAGAATTATAACCAATAACTAACTAACATCTtagtcttaataataatcagtaAAAAAACCAAATGACGAAAGAAGAAAAGTTCCTTTAGTGTTTCTCACTTTTGGATACATTTGTTAGCctttattttttcttcctctattgatttttttcttggtcaataaagtattttatattgaGTTTGATCTTCACAAGTTTTAGAGGAGGGCCTATatagtttataaaaaaaaaagtcctattttcaattaataaaaataataattagaagaGGGTACCCTAGTAATACAATTATGAAGTGATTTGTTAGGTAAATTTATAGAAATGGACCATGGTATTAGAAAtaatcaacataaatttttccaccatttcttttttaattttttactaaataattagGGGTATCATCCAATCTAATCTGCACTAAGTGCACATTTCATAttcttttaagaattttttGTAGTAAAACCATCCAAACTCAAATTTTGACGGTAAAATCCTCTAAACTATTGAAATAGTAGTAAATTTAAGATGTCATTCGTTAACTGTCATTATGGATTGCTTATGTGTACACTCTTGTACACATGACACATTTATATTGGTctacataatattattatttaaaaattatttttaaaatcactataaaattaaataaaattataaaaatataaataaaatatttaaaaaaaataaaaaattataaattttgaaataatttatatacttttaaaataataatattagatgTACCAATATAAATTTAACACATGTACAAAAGTGTACACATAAGCAGTCtatattagtaattaattgtaaaaaataaattacaccTTAAATTAATTGttgggatgttatttttaattttataaatataaactaaaaaatacatatacacacTCCATCATTAAAGATACTCTTATATACATCTCATTTTTATtgtctttctattttattttttatgaatgaaaatcaaataatttcattaattattaatattagataataaaataattgtcAAACTAACAAGTTCAAACTCcctattagaaattggattaggTAAAGAGCTAGTAGATCGACTAACCAATTACAATAGAAATTTACAATCATAAATATAAGTCCAAGGGTGATAGCATAGAATTAGAGAGCTTTCTAAGACTTAT includes:
- the LOC115725716 gene encoding uncharacterized protein LOC115725716, whose translation is MVSADHLDHPSMARPSTRSQDGVPPPANEQTQSASHPDSTSAPLASIPMASQRIPPSRSRSRSQNEEEILEPVHSSPAPPNDNISQPVRRSLQDRLAHEDVTSPFFLSTADHPGLVLVSTILNGANYQSWKRAITMAFTAKNKSAFIDGTLPRPAAGNPLLNSWNRCNNMVMSWLMNSVSPEIGQSIMYFDLATEMWHDLQERFNEGNGPRIFQLQTQLTRLQQGDQSVTTYFTKLKSIWDELKEFQPNAACSCGAMKVFLTYYNQNKVLQFLTGLNESYASVRAQILLNEPIPNLSRVFSMIVQEERQRTLGSSDVSSLASSVRPSSSTNPSRGKKPRPSCTNCGKPGHYVDKCYFLHGFPPGYGDKKKNDKAKATANNVAASSTSDVAPNHPQIDLSSQCQQLISLLSQQLSHGSTREEPNNNAAASNMAGSFSECGDWDS